From Pseudovibrio sp. Tun.PSC04-5.I4, a single genomic window includes:
- a CDS encoding SRPBCC family protein, with translation MIHFERSLLIDAAPDAVWAVLSRYMHIDEFAPQITSVDALTTGDIGLGSKRRNNFANGTSLVEEITAWKPVKGYTVKLSDMAAMPLNEASSEIRTTPTGGRTRVTWTFDYRVKYGLLGWLMGQTLMKMMMGKIIDGNLKGLSQKVLAG, from the coding sequence ATGATCCACTTTGAACGCAGCCTCCTTATTGATGCAGCCCCCGACGCGGTTTGGGCTGTTCTCAGCCGCTACATGCACATTGATGAGTTTGCGCCGCAGATCACGTCTGTCGACGCCCTGACGACTGGTGACATTGGGCTAGGATCAAAGCGCCGCAACAATTTTGCAAACGGCACATCGCTCGTCGAAGAGATCACAGCGTGGAAACCGGTTAAAGGATATACTGTCAAACTCTCAGACATGGCCGCAATGCCTTTGAATGAGGCGAGCTCTGAAATACGGACTACACCGACCGGCGGGCGCACTCGCGTCACTTGGACCTTCGATTATCGTGTCAAATATGGGCTCCTTGGATGGCTTATGGGGCAGACACTGATGAAAATGATGATGGGCAAGATAATCGATGGGAACTTAAAGGGGCTGTCCCAGAAGGTCCTCGCTGGGTAA
- a CDS encoding autotransporter domain-containing protein, with amino-acid sequence MKATPGGADPPQGLSSLAKGWSNLYDGSWDSESQIAYVGGYYSRMFGSLFADLSLAGGYMWQDNPRRFMDNTATGGIRDSADQTIGTVFVTPVLTLGYSQALSETTSLAPSLSARYTFSYRDGYEEEAVSEISHEAEARHRLDLRAQLAFSWSGLEPNDFGVWNTRLRGGLDISAEGGDGASSSAFGQTMTIDEGDDDLGIRPFIGLDVAYNISERFDLNLSTEVAYASNETLSANAKLNTSWKF; translated from the coding sequence GTGAAGGCCACACCTGGCGGAGCTGATCCACCCCAAGGTCTGTCGTCCCTTGCCAAGGGGTGGTCCAATCTTTATGATGGTAGTTGGGACAGCGAAAGCCAAATTGCATATGTTGGCGGCTACTACTCCCGCATGTTTGGCTCCTTGTTTGCGGACCTGTCTCTGGCGGGTGGTTACATGTGGCAGGATAACCCCCGTAGATTTATGGATAATACCGCAACAGGTGGTATTCGCGACTCTGCTGATCAAACCATTGGTACTGTGTTTGTTACCCCAGTATTGACACTTGGTTACTCCCAAGCCCTTAGCGAAACAACATCGCTCGCTCCAAGCCTCTCAGCCCGTTATACGTTCTCCTACCGTGATGGGTACGAGGAAGAGGCTGTCTCGGAAATTTCGCACGAAGCTGAAGCAAGGCATCGCCTAGATCTGCGTGCGCAGTTGGCATTTTCGTGGTCGGGCCTTGAGCCAAATGATTTTGGGGTTTGGAACACGCGATTGCGCGGTGGTCTCGATATTTCTGCTGAAGGTGGGGACGGTGCATCTAGTTCTGCATTCGGCCAGACCATGACCATTGATGAAGGTGATGATGACCTCGGTATCCGCCCGTTTATTGGTTTGGATGTGGCCTACAATATTTCTGAGCGCTTTGACTTAAACTTAAGCACAGAAGTGGCCTACGCGAGCAACGAAACGCTTTCTGCCAACGCAAAGCTGAATACCAGTTGGAAATTTTAA
- a CDS encoding DMT family transporter: MALLQWISLDTICLLTLGGNVKIGRFTFGVFLILACNFLFAAKEIFAKAAYREGSSPEYFIIIFVLVLIPFAAIIVIGHYIKRGRLHYRRKTILLSVLAGFLCYDLAMTLDFFGLTVVPVSIERSLFSVYPIFIYLGGLLIHPHSQIPRHVFWVVFSSIYAGVLLLFFDGYSSLTDDKAFHSYLFGSSEILLSAATCAAFFLISEKVIELTDPWFVAGIAMLSGSSLAATHIVIAQPDIIFSSHSPKLFALAAAAAFCTLLSGYWICIGIRAIGAVYSGLISAASPVFLVLIASPLLNEEVSLTQKSGIFLIGVGIGFLIWFRRNTDNAK; the protein is encoded by the coding sequence GTGGCACTTCTCCAATGGATAAGCCTCGATACAATTTGTCTTCTGACTTTGGGTGGCAATGTGAAAATCGGAAGATTTACCTTTGGTGTTTTTTTGATTTTGGCCTGCAATTTTCTTTTTGCAGCTAAAGAAATTTTTGCCAAGGCCGCTTACCGGGAAGGAAGTTCTCCCGAATATTTCATCATCATCTTTGTATTGGTACTGATCCCCTTTGCGGCCATTATTGTAATCGGCCACTATATAAAGCGAGGTCGGCTTCATTACAGGCGAAAAACAATCCTGTTGAGCGTACTTGCCGGCTTCTTGTGTTATGACTTAGCGATGACGCTAGATTTTTTTGGTCTAACAGTGGTCCCGGTCTCAATTGAGCGGTCGCTATTTAGTGTTTATCCCATTTTCATCTATCTTGGTGGATTACTAATTCATCCCCATTCGCAAATTCCCCGCCATGTTTTTTGGGTTGTCTTCTCCTCAATTTACGCCGGAGTACTGCTATTATTCTTTGATGGATATAGTTCCCTAACCGACGATAAAGCCTTTCACTCATATCTGTTTGGGTCATCCGAAATACTCTTAAGCGCGGCAACATGCGCCGCCTTCTTCCTAATCAGCGAGAAAGTAATTGAGCTCACTGACCCCTGGTTTGTTGCTGGTATTGCAATGCTCAGTGGAAGTAGCTTGGCGGCTACACATATTGTTATTGCTCAGCCTGATATTATTTTCTCATCTCACTCCCCCAAGCTGTTTGCTTTGGCAGCGGCTGCAGCTTTTTGTACTTTACTTTCCGGCTATTGGATTTGCATTGGTATTCGTGCAATTGGAGCTGTCTACAGTGGACTTATTTCAGCTGCCAGTCCGGTATTTTTGGTTTTGATCGCCTCCCCACTTTTAAATGAGGAGGTGTCACTCACGCAAAAAAGCGGCATATTTCTCATAGGAGTAGGCATAGGATTTCTGATTTGGTTCCGGAGGAACACGGACAATGCAAAGTGA
- a CDS encoding NAD/NADP octopine/nopaline dehydrogenase family protein, whose product MDNILIIGGGHVGVTLAVDLELRKQETGCSPHLILVRDEEHLLNGSSGKADIDFEDVISGQIQHCSFPKEHVHKLDSDLSNVLPNTRAIIITVPDIPSLRFRMIEWVKSHALPAEAYVVFVRGGQGGLIATINAWREDPDFQKFSLALVEDSFYGTRFIDNKVSFKRKQLTNVSVIGPRPDDITNNLAQLFRGPSIPEGFHKFSLVRPLDLQFDPLGYIIHLAVVLDKMNLQLTSQGIQYSHYCDGVHQGNADTIENLDLERVQMAKCYNASTRSFSNILTEQYNLPKQPTFLEMMKSTKGIYRSLSPKSIEGLKVCRLIHEDVPAMLVMEWLGRISGEQFTHIKRHVVNVREQLQNLGIKFQPHQHYVEDFERRKMGRSEVINLLTNPV is encoded by the coding sequence ATGGACAATATATTGATAATTGGAGGGGGGCATGTCGGCGTAACTTTGGCAGTTGATTTGGAGCTGCGCAAGCAGGAAACTGGCTGTTCGCCTCACCTCATTCTAGTAAGAGATGAAGAGCACCTGTTGAATGGCTCTTCCGGAAAGGCGGACATTGACTTTGAAGACGTCATATCCGGTCAAATACAACACTGTAGCTTTCCAAAAGAGCATGTTCATAAATTGGACAGCGATTTAAGTAATGTACTCCCAAACACTAGGGCCATAATTATAACGGTGCCTGATATTCCAAGTCTCAGATTTCGTATGATTGAGTGGGTAAAATCTCACGCGCTACCCGCTGAGGCTTACGTTGTGTTTGTGAGGGGAGGACAAGGAGGACTTATTGCAACGATCAATGCTTGGCGCGAGGATCCTGATTTCCAAAAATTTAGCTTAGCTCTCGTCGAAGACAGTTTTTACGGTACGCGCTTCATAGATAATAAAGTCTCCTTCAAAAGAAAACAGCTCACAAATGTAAGTGTAATTGGACCAAGGCCAGATGATATAACGAATAATTTGGCGCAGCTTTTTCGTGGGCCATCAATACCAGAGGGATTTCACAAATTTTCTCTGGTTCGGCCTTTAGATTTACAGTTCGATCCTCTTGGATATATCATTCACCTGGCTGTAGTATTAGATAAAATGAACCTCCAACTAACAAGCCAGGGCATTCAATACAGCCATTATTGTGATGGAGTGCATCAAGGTAACGCTGATACTATAGAAAATCTTGATCTCGAAAGAGTTCAAATGGCAAAGTGTTATAATGCATCAACACGGTCATTCTCCAATATCTTAACTGAACAATATAACTTGCCGAAGCAACCGACCTTCTTGGAAATGATGAAAAGCACAAAGGGTATCTATCGGTCTTTATCGCCCAAGTCGATTGAAGGTCTCAAGGTCTGCCGTCTTATTCATGAGGACGTTCCAGCCATGTTGGTGATGGAGTGGTTAGGTCGCATAAGCGGTGAGCAGTTCACACACATCAAAAGGCATGTCGTTAATGTTCGAGAACAACTCCAAAACCTCGGCATAAAGTTCCAACCGCATCAACACTATGTGGAGGATTTTGAAAGGCGGAAAATGGGGCGGAGTGAGGTCATCAATCTGCTTACCAACCCTGTATGA
- a CDS encoding YafY family protein, which yields MRRTERLFQIIQILRSTKSPITGRELAHELEISLSTLYRDMAELNAQRIPITGEAGVGYVLDGGYDMPPLMLTADELEAAALGAAWVASEADPSLARAARDLVAKLSSAIPKELRPVVLDASSKPIQTRVMVFERFDSALLRYAIRERYKLQLIYTDRDGSTTDRIAWPLLIAFLDRTRYLVGWCETKNDYRHFKTERVQELKVLGEKYPGRRATLLKGWDEATAS from the coding sequence ATGCGTCGCACTGAACGGCTTTTCCAGATTATCCAGATATTGCGGTCCACAAAGTCACCTATCACCGGACGGGAACTTGCACATGAATTGGAAATCTCTCTCAGTACGCTCTATCGTGACATGGCAGAGCTTAACGCCCAACGTATCCCAATCACCGGAGAAGCTGGAGTGGGCTACGTGCTTGACGGTGGTTACGATATGCCACCGTTGATGCTGACGGCGGATGAGCTGGAAGCTGCTGCTCTGGGGGCAGCTTGGGTGGCGTCCGAGGCGGATCCCTCATTGGCCCGCGCTGCGCGTGATCTGGTTGCTAAACTTTCTAGCGCTATTCCGAAAGAACTCCGTCCAGTCGTTTTGGATGCAAGCTCAAAGCCAATACAGACGCGTGTGATGGTGTTTGAGCGGTTCGACAGCGCATTGCTGCGATATGCCATCCGAGAGCGGTACAAATTGCAACTTATCTACACCGACCGTGACGGTAGCACGACCGACCGGATTGCCTGGCCGCTCCTAATCGCATTTCTGGATCGAACGCGATATCTCGTCGGATGGTGCGAGACGAAAAATGACTACCGGCATTTCAAAACCGAACGCGTGCAGGAGTTGAAAGTTCTTGGTGAGAAATATCCGGGCCGTCGCGCTACCTTGCTGAAAGGATGGGACGAAGCTACAGCGAGCTAA
- a CDS encoding Zn-dependent hydrolase, with product MPNNITIDKTALLSRLRSLGDIGRNADGALTRLAASDADKQGRNQLVAWFEDAGLEVCVDRIGNIFGIWKIESEIAPLMMGSHIDSVINAGIFDGCYGVLSALSVIEAMKSGGVKPDRPLMVAVFTNEEGVRYTPDMMGSLVYAGGLDADEALTTVGIDGTILGEELSRIGYAGEMEPGDIVPSAFIEVHVEQGPVLEVEGKLMGAVANLQGIFWQKVTIRGVANHAGTTPTRLRTDAGLAAAKVITYLRGLVDNSDSVATVGTIEFGPNVINVIPDFAKFTVDLRDPDLAVWETRQAALVNFLAELEKSDGVTIETEQLARFEPVVFDENIVQMIEEAAAEQQFSCRRMTSGAGHDAQMMARICPTAMIFVPSRDGISHNPLEHTEDEALVAGTKVLLDTATRIVTGS from the coding sequence ATGCCTAACAACATAACAATTGATAAAACGGCACTACTTTCCCGTCTCCGCTCATTGGGTGACATCGGCCGGAATGCCGATGGTGCACTTACTCGCCTTGCCGCTTCAGACGCTGACAAACAGGGCCGAAACCAACTCGTCGCTTGGTTCGAGGACGCGGGACTTGAGGTCTGCGTGGATCGAATCGGCAACATCTTCGGCATTTGGAAGATCGAAAGTGAAATCGCACCACTGATGATGGGAAGCCATATCGACAGTGTGATTAATGCCGGAATCTTTGACGGCTGCTATGGGGTTTTGTCTGCCCTATCCGTGATTGAGGCAATGAAATCAGGGGGTGTTAAGCCTGACCGCCCCTTAATGGTGGCAGTTTTTACCAACGAGGAAGGAGTGCGTTACACACCAGACATGATGGGGTCGCTTGTCTATGCGGGAGGCTTGGATGCGGATGAGGCCCTGACTACTGTAGGCATTGACGGTACGATATTGGGTGAGGAATTGTCCCGAATTGGATATGCCGGTGAGATGGAACCAGGGGATATAGTACCTTCAGCCTTTATTGAGGTGCATGTGGAGCAGGGCCCTGTACTAGAAGTCGAAGGCAAATTGATGGGAGCGGTGGCAAACCTCCAGGGTATTTTCTGGCAGAAGGTAACGATCAGAGGGGTGGCCAATCACGCAGGCACCACTCCAACACGCCTACGCACTGACGCCGGACTAGCCGCAGCTAAGGTCATCACCTACCTGCGTGGGCTTGTGGATAATTCTGATAGCGTGGCGACTGTCGGCACCATCGAATTCGGCCCCAATGTAATCAATGTTATACCTGATTTCGCTAAGTTTACGGTTGATCTGCGCGATCCGGACCTAGCGGTCTGGGAAACACGCCAGGCTGCGCTGGTCAATTTTCTTGCTGAATTGGAAAAATCAGATGGCGTCACCATTGAAACCGAGCAGTTGGCCCGTTTCGAACCGGTTGTCTTTGACGAAAACATCGTTCAGATGATTGAAGAGGCTGCTGCTGAACAACAGTTCTCGTGTCGCCGAATGACCTCCGGAGCAGGCCATGATGCGCAAATGATGGCTCGCATTTGCCCAACCGCAATGATTTTTGTCCCAAGTCGCGACGGCATCAGCCACAACCCGTTAGAGCATACAGAAGACGAGGCTCTGGTTGCGGGTACGAAAGTACTACTCGATACGGCCACTAGGATCGTAACTGGCTCATAG
- a CDS encoding TauD/TfdA family dioxygenase, whose product MIRVTLDKTELSEATCKTLKQLVDTIRSETPGQIQSRYISCINLHRGEMLNEIKETFWATKRPMVVQGLPEFSDIEDTKILLLLLGESIGKCAAYSEYNQSYITDIRPTKQSAEASSGTELLSMHNDLAFATDGCRPAALVLVPHIADNTVPKTLIATTEAIVSALPQDVIDILEQRIFEIRSGAKLLWPCEQIRRISIIDYDAYGVQRLRLNFNNVSPIPTLNPEEANLARHALDQAAQEALLIGRMEGHQILKGEALLIPNDYCLHGRDIYSGDCMDRLLLRSYIMTEEMVKLNHGNTMVSLRL is encoded by the coding sequence ATGATTAGAGTAACTCTTGATAAGACCGAACTCTCAGAAGCCACGTGTAAAACTTTAAAGCAGCTTGTTGATACAATTCGATCTGAAACACCAGGCCAAATCCAAAGTCGTTATATTTCATGCATCAACCTCCATCGCGGAGAGATGCTGAATGAAATTAAAGAGACATTTTGGGCAACGAAAAGACCAATGGTTGTGCAAGGCCTTCCTGAATTTTCTGATATTGAGGATACAAAAATACTCCTCTTGCTACTAGGCGAGAGCATAGGAAAGTGTGCTGCTTACTCCGAATACAACCAGAGTTACATTACCGATATACGCCCCACGAAACAGTCTGCAGAGGCAAGTAGCGGTACTGAGTTGCTTTCAATGCACAATGATCTTGCATTTGCAACAGATGGCTGCCGTCCTGCAGCGTTGGTACTTGTTCCTCACATCGCCGACAACACAGTACCCAAAACGCTGATAGCGACGACAGAAGCCATTGTTTCTGCTCTGCCCCAAGACGTTATTGATATATTGGAGCAAAGAATTTTTGAGATCAGATCCGGTGCAAAGCTACTTTGGCCATGCGAGCAGATCCGACGTATAAGCATAATCGACTATGATGCTTATGGGGTACAGCGCCTTCGCCTCAATTTTAATAACGTCAGCCCAATCCCCACACTTAACCCTGAAGAAGCAAACCTCGCACGTCACGCGTTAGATCAAGCTGCCCAAGAAGCTCTTCTGATCGGGCGGATGGAAGGGCATCAAATTTTGAAAGGAGAGGCGCTTCTAATACCCAATGATTACTGTCTTCATGGGAGAGATATTTATTCTGGTGATTGTATGGATCGACTTTTATTGAGATCATATATTATGACTGAGGAGATGGTTAAGTTAAACCATGGAAACACGATGGTTTCTCTCCGACTTTAG
- a CDS encoding autotransporter domain-containing protein — protein MLSILFSTRTVTLLSVSVLPLIFASIASAQSAQKEYDNSYDGQTVTNSDPITTVAGDDAGIVISGDDITLTNTADVTATVIGQEGVHVEGDGNSFSNSGVIRTLSSGIEAAGSTIAVKDIINSGTIEAEHSGIYVSKEFENIVNSGTLDAGNSGIRAYGSSGNITNSGTINANGGDGIKTGFIFVIGQVVNSGTINATGDGIFIDKGSEDIINSGTINANEIGINIKGNAGDIFNSGSIDADEIGISIKGSAGDITNRGTITAGEYGIYTNGGPNIDQIINSGNIFASKSGIFAQSGSKIDRIVNTGGIDVSQSGIETSNGSTIGEILNSGAIKAQTHGIYAHSGGSVGNIVNTGTITAEDSGIFVTNGPSVTAINNSGRIEAASNGIFLDQGAAIDEVVNSGTLIGGTSAFHLGIGRSLTKLSLLEGSNIQGAILIDGKLDTLHMGSGWDALMTITGNNAGSGLDAITVTGDGQTLITRDLGGGAYQVISLDGASSNALSKNAGRMTADLTRSVSQDVADRSSITRTCGSPGIVCRTGVWSSKTVAAQDSTSDEDYGHLLAIATVGIDGSIGDSAIGGLLAGYAKGWSNLYDGSWDSESQVAYVGGYYSRMFGSLFADLSLTGGYMWQDNSRRFMDNTATGGIRDSADQTIGTVFVTPVLTLGYSQALSETTSLAPSLSARYTFSYREGYEEEAVSEISHEAEARHRLDLRAQLAFSWSGLEPNDIGVWNTRLRGGLDISAEGGDGASSSAFGQTMTINEGDEDLGIRPFIGLDVAYNISERFDFNLSTEVAYASNETLSANAKLNTSWKF, from the coding sequence TATGACAATAGCTATGACGGCCAGACTGTCACCAATAGTGACCCTATCACGACAGTCGCCGGCGATGATGCTGGCATTGTGATCAGTGGCGACGATATTACCCTGACTAACACAGCTGACGTGACAGCTACAGTCATCGGCCAAGAAGGAGTTCACGTCGAGGGAGACGGTAATAGCTTTAGCAACTCGGGTGTCATTAGAACGCTTTCGTCAGGCATTGAGGCCGCTGGGAGTACTATAGCCGTAAAAGATATTATTAACAGCGGTACAATCGAAGCAGAGCACTCCGGCATTTATGTCAGCAAAGAATTCGAAAATATCGTCAACAGCGGCACACTTGATGCCGGGAACTCTGGAATTCGGGCCTACGGTTCGTCTGGGAACATAACGAATAGTGGCACCATTAATGCCAATGGTGGCGACGGTATCAAGACAGGGTTCATTTTTGTTATTGGCCAGGTAGTCAATAGCGGCACAATAAACGCTACAGGCGATGGTATTTTTATTGATAAAGGCTCTGAAGATATTATCAATAGCGGCACCATAAACGCGAATGAGATTGGCATAAATATCAAGGGCAATGCTGGGGACATATTCAACAGCGGGTCCATTGACGCGGATGAGATTGGCATAAGTATCAAAGGCAGTGCTGGGGACATAACCAATCGCGGCACTATTACTGCTGGCGAATACGGCATTTACACCAATGGTGGTCCAAATATAGACCAGATCATTAACAGTGGTAATATATTCGCATCGAAGAGCGGTATATTCGCCCAGAGCGGTTCAAAAATAGATCGTATCGTCAATACCGGGGGAATTGATGTCTCCCAGTCCGGTATTGAAACCTCCAACGGCAGTACTATCGGAGAGATCTTAAACAGCGGTGCAATTAAAGCCCAGACCCATGGGATCTATGCTCATTCAGGCGGGAGCGTGGGAAATATCGTCAATACAGGAACGATCACCGCCGAAGATTCTGGCATATTCGTAACCAACGGCCCGAGCGTTACCGCAATAAATAACAGCGGGCGTATCGAGGCCGCCAGCAACGGAATTTTCCTCGATCAAGGTGCCGCTATAGATGAGGTAGTCAATAGCGGCACCTTGATCGGTGGTACCTCCGCCTTCCATTTAGGAATAGGTAGGAGTTTGACTAAGCTGTCCCTTCTAGAGGGCTCTAATATTCAGGGAGCGATCTTAATTGACGGGAAGTTGGATACTCTCCATATGGGGTCCGGTTGGGATGCTCTGATGACCATCACTGGCAATAATGCTGGATCGGGACTTGATGCTATAACTGTAACCGGAGATGGACAGACCCTTATTACACGCGATCTTGGTGGTGGCGCCTATCAAGTCATTTCTCTTGATGGGGCAAGCTCCAACGCCTTATCGAAAAATGCAGGCCGCATGACTGCCGATCTTACTCGTTCGGTTTCTCAGGATGTAGCAGACCGTTCGAGCATCACGCGAACCTGTGGGAGCCCCGGTATTGTTTGCCGCACGGGTGTGTGGAGCAGTAAAACAGTGGCGGCGCAGGATAGTACTTCCGATGAAGATTATGGTCACCTTTTAGCTATTGCGACTGTCGGTATTGATGGATCAATTGGCGACAGCGCAATAGGCGGTTTGTTGGCTGGCTATGCCAAGGGGTGGTCCAATCTTTATGATGGTAGTTGGGACAGCGAAAGCCAAGTTGCATATGTTGGCGGTTACTACTCCCGCATGTTTGGCTCCTTGTTTGCGGACCTGTCTCTGACGGGTGGTTACATGTGGCAGGATAACTCCCGTAGATTTATGGATAATACCGCAACAGGTGGTATTCGCGACTCTGCTGATCAAACTATTGGTACTGTGTTTGTTACCCCAGTATTGACACTTGGTTACTCCCAAGCCCTTAGCGAAACAACATCGCTCGCTCCAAGCCTCTCAGCCCGTTATACGTTCTCCTACCGTGAAGGGTACGAGGAAGAGGCTGTCTCGGAAATTTCGCACGAAGCTGAAGCAAGGCATCGCCTAGATCTGCGTGCGCAGTTGGCATTTTCGTGGTCGGGCCTTGAGCCAAATGATATTGGGGTTTGGAACACGCGATTGCGCGGTGGGCTCGATATTTCTGCTGAAGGTGGGGACGGTGCATCTAGTTCTGCATTCGGCCAGACCATGACCATTAATGAGGGTGATGAAGACCTCGGTATCCGCCCGTTTATTGGTTTGGATGTGGCCTACAATATTTCTGAGCGCTTTGACTTCAACTTAAGCACAGAAGTAGCCTACGCGAGTAATGAAACGCTTTCTGCCAACGCAAAGCTGAATACCAGTTGGAAGTTTTAA
- a CDS encoding Lrp/AsnC family transcriptional regulator yields the protein MNNSLDETDRRILSVLQQRGDISNRALADAVGLSPPPCLKRVRRLQDVGVIEKTVALLNPDLVGQGLIAFVDVELEKQRDDLLRLFEQRVSERHEVLQCYMVSGDSDYLLVINVLDMKAYELFVRDVFTREPNILKYKTRFGMSRVKYSTELQIMNNGQP from the coding sequence TTGAATAATTCTCTAGATGAAACGGATCGTCGAATTTTGAGTGTATTGCAGCAACGTGGAGATATTTCGAATCGTGCGCTGGCTGATGCAGTCGGTTTGTCACCGCCCCCATGTTTGAAGCGTGTCCGCCGATTGCAAGACGTTGGTGTGATAGAGAAGACAGTTGCTCTGCTGAATCCTGATCTGGTTGGGCAAGGGCTAATCGCATTTGTTGATGTGGAGCTGGAAAAGCAACGCGATGACTTACTTCGGCTTTTTGAACAGCGCGTTTCAGAGCGCCACGAAGTTCTGCAATGCTATATGGTCTCAGGAGATAGTGACTATCTACTGGTGATTAATGTGCTCGATATGAAAGCCTACGAACTTTTTGTTCGAGATGTTTTTACGAGAGAACCCAATATACTCAAATACAAGACACGTTTTGGAATGAGCCGTGTGAAGTACAGCACAGAACTTCAAATAATGAACAACGGACAACCATGA
- a CDS encoding IS256 family transposase: MTDDSVIPLVQPGEFQDALTEVLRSGAQQLLRAAIESEVMSVLSLYSDLKLPDGRQRVVRHGHLPERQVQTGVGPVTVSKPRIRDRDENAEEKIHYHSNLLPNYLRRSTSLDELIPALYLRGVSTNNVQQALSALLGVDAPNLSPDVIRGLVKSWRSLWEEWKTRDLSARNYVYMWADGIYLKARGERESRCILVLIGATPEGKKELIGFDDGYREDTQSWRELLLALKARGLQIEPKLAVGDGALGFWAALREVFSTTKAQRCWVHKTMNVLSKMPKSLQAKAKKDLQDIWMAENRVDAETAFDLFIEKFEAKYPKATQCLAKDRIELLAFYDFPAEHWGHIRTTNPIESTFATVRHRTRQTKNCLSRDTAMPMVFMLIKAAEKRWQKLRGKNQLPKIIQGVIFKNGIESDANQNHAA; this comes from the coding sequence ATGACAGATGATAGTGTTATCCCGCTTGTGCAGCCAGGGGAATTTCAAGATGCACTTACGGAAGTTTTGCGTTCGGGTGCACAGCAACTTTTGCGAGCGGCCATTGAGAGTGAAGTCATGAGCGTGCTTTCGCTTTACTCGGACTTAAAATTACCAGATGGCCGTCAGCGGGTGGTTCGGCATGGGCATTTGCCAGAGCGACAGGTCCAGACTGGCGTTGGGCCAGTCACGGTCAGCAAACCTCGGATCCGGGATCGAGATGAGAATGCAGAAGAGAAAATTCATTACCATTCCAATCTGTTACCTAATTATCTGCGCCGTTCAACCAGTCTTGATGAATTGATCCCAGCGCTCTATTTGCGTGGGGTTTCTACCAATAATGTTCAGCAAGCTTTGAGTGCTTTGTTGGGTGTTGATGCCCCCAACCTTTCACCGGATGTCATCCGCGGCCTTGTCAAAAGCTGGCGATCTTTATGGGAAGAGTGGAAAACCAGAGACCTGTCAGCGCGCAACTACGTTTATATGTGGGCAGATGGCATCTATCTGAAAGCCCGGGGAGAACGGGAAAGTCGCTGTATTCTGGTGTTGATCGGGGCAACACCGGAAGGCAAGAAAGAGCTGATTGGCTTTGATGATGGCTACCGGGAAGATACTCAGAGCTGGCGGGAGCTACTGCTTGCTCTCAAAGCTCGCGGCTTGCAGATCGAACCGAAGTTGGCTGTCGGTGATGGTGCTCTGGGTTTCTGGGCGGCATTGCGGGAAGTCTTTAGCACAACAAAAGCTCAACGCTGCTGGGTCCACAAGACAATGAATGTCTTAAGCAAAATGCCTAAATCCTTGCAGGCCAAAGCAAAGAAAGATCTACAGGATATCTGGATGGCAGAGAACCGCGTAGATGCTGAGACGGCTTTTGATCTTTTCATAGAGAAATTTGAGGCCAAATACCCCAAAGCCACGCAATGCCTTGCCAAGGATAGGATCGAACTGTTGGCTTTTTATGACTTTCCTGCTGAGCATTGGGGGCATATCAGAACCACCAATCCAATTGAATCAACCTTTGCGACTGTGCGCCACAGAACAAGGCAGACCAAGAACTGCCTCTCCCGGGATACTGCAATGCCAATGGTCTTCATGCTGATCAAGGCAGCGGAGAAGCGCTGGCAGAAATTGAGAGGCAAAAATCAATTGCCTAAGATAATACAGGGTGTCATCTTCAAAAATGGCATCGAGAGTGATGCAAACCAAAATCACGCCGCCTGA